Proteins encoded together in one Roseofilum reptotaenium CS-1145 window:
- the grxC gene encoding glutaredoxin 3, with amino-acid sequence MMPNVEIYTWSTCPFCLRAKALLNRKGVDYIEHCIDGDEDARDGMVKRTGGPRSLPQIFVDDKYVGDCSGIYDLDAQGKLDPILAL; translated from the coding sequence ATTATGCCTAACGTTGAAATTTACACTTGGAGTACTTGCCCCTTTTGTCTGCGAGCCAAAGCCCTGTTAAACCGTAAAGGTGTTGACTATATTGAGCATTGTATCGATGGAGACGAAGATGCACGGGATGGAATGGTAAAGCGCACGGGTGGACCGCGATCGCTCCCTCAAATCTTTGTTGACGACAAGTATGTGGGCGACTGTAGCGGTATTTATGACCTTGATGCCCAAGGAAAACTTGACCCCATTTTAGCGCTGTAG
- a CDS encoding XisI protein, whose translation MDELEQYRTIIKTLLSEFTTRQYANPDILELQNKTVFDTTQDHYVVMSDGWKKNGSRMHGCLMDIQIINGKVWIQLDGTEYGIALDLMEAGIPMLLIKNNLAILLSQFPIT comes from the coding sequence ATGGACGAGCTAGAGCAATACCGCACTATTATCAAAACTTTATTATCAGAATTTACCACTCGCCAATATGCTAATCCTGATATCTTAGAACTTCAGAATAAAACCGTATTTGATACGACTCAAGACCACTATGTTGTCATGTCTGATGGCTGGAAAAAGAATGGTTCTCGTATGCATGGATGTTTGATGGATATTCAGATTATTAATGGTAAAGTTTGGATTCAACTTGATGGGACAGAATACGGTATTGCCCTCGATTTAATGGAGGCTGGAATTCCCATGCTCTTGATTAAGAATAATCTCGCGATACTGTTGAGCCAGTTCCCTATTACCTAG
- a CDS encoding type II toxin-antitoxin system VapC family toxin, with protein MRYLLDTCVISDFIKGEVGTQIRLKQTPPADIAVSVITVMELRYGLALNHQRAQKVEPAIASFLASVTILPLNQPEAEQAAQIRAMLKTQGQPIGAYDILIAATALHHNLLMVTANQREFDRVSGLQTENWRGF; from the coding sequence ATGCGCTATTTACTCGATACTTGCGTCATCAGCGACTTTATTAAAGGCGAAGTGGGTACTCAAATTCGACTCAAGCAAACCCCACCGGCTGATATTGCTGTCTCTGTCATTACGGTGATGGAGTTACGCTACGGGTTAGCTCTCAATCACCAACGGGCACAAAAAGTCGAACCGGCGATCGCTAGTTTTCTAGCTTCTGTTACCATTCTTCCTTTGAATCAGCCAGAAGCAGAACAAGCAGCGCAGATTAGGGCGATGCTGAAAACTCAAGGTCAGCCGATAGGTGCTTATGATATCTTGATTGCAGCAACTGCTCTGCATCATAATCTACTCATGGTGACAGCGAACCAACGAGAATTCGATCGCGTCTCTGGACTGCAAACAGAAAACTGGCGGGGATTTTAG
- a CDS encoding Uma2 family endonuclease: MTATVAFTQPIHQIHIAPGSMVTIPGVSWQEFEQILHEWGEHRSARLIYSQRTLEIIVPLPEHERPKELITDLVKTLLRKAGRRFESFGSTTFKQEGIAGVEPDACFYIQNYERIINRRRLQTGDPAPDLAIEIDITSRTPLAAYEAIAVPELWVYDGQHLTIYLLEENGHYTASKTSPLFPQINLTEIIPTAIKRSWQVGSSQALEEAEIACIQGND; this comes from the coding sequence TTGACTGCAACTGTTGCCTTTACTCAACCTATCCATCAAATTCATATCGCTCCTGGAAGTATGGTAACCATTCCTGGAGTCAGTTGGCAGGAGTTTGAACAAATTTTACACGAATGGGGCGAACATCGCAGTGCCAGATTAATCTATAGTCAGAGGACATTAGAGATTATAGTTCCTCTACCGGAACACGAACGACCCAAAGAACTGATTACCGATCTGGTGAAAACCTTACTCCGCAAAGCAGGCAGGCGCTTTGAATCGTTCGGATCGACCACATTTAAACAGGAAGGAATCGCAGGAGTTGAGCCGGATGCTTGCTTTTATATTCAGAATTATGAGCGTATCATTAATCGCCGTCGCCTGCAAACGGGCGATCCTGCTCCGGACTTAGCCATTGAAATCGATATTACCTCTCGGACTCCCTTAGCGGCGTATGAGGCGATCGCCGTTCCAGAACTCTGGGTGTATGATGGTCAACATCTCACCATCTATCTGCTCGAAGAAAATGGGCACTATACAGCCTCGAAAACCAGCCCTCTGTTTCCCCAGATCAACCTCACAGAAATCATTCCCACTGCCATTAAGCGCTCTTGGCAAGTGGGAAGTAGCCAAGCTTTAGAAGAAGCAGAAATAGCTTGTATTCAAGGTAACGATTAA
- the tpiA gene encoding triose-phosphate isomerase produces the protein MRKIVLAGNWKMHKTQAESLEFVQTFLSQLEQTPAQRTVVLCAPFTDLGILAEKLRDTRVNLGAQNIHWEDQGAYTGEISGPMLTEIGIQYVVIGHSERREYFGETDKTVNARLKAAQKHGLIPILCVGETEAQRANGETESHISSQLDLDLIGIDQSQLVIAYEPIWAIGTGKTCDSKEANRVIGLIRSQLSNQDVPIQYGGSVKPENIDEIMAQTEIDGVLVGGASLDAKGFARIVNYQ, from the coding sequence GTGCGAAAGATAGTTTTAGCAGGTAACTGGAAAATGCACAAAACCCAGGCCGAGAGCCTAGAGTTTGTGCAAACATTTCTCTCTCAATTGGAACAAACCCCCGCACAACGAACCGTCGTTTTGTGCGCTCCCTTTACAGATCTAGGGATTCTGGCAGAAAAATTAAGGGACACTCGTGTCAATCTGGGCGCTCAGAATATTCACTGGGAAGACCAGGGTGCTTATACCGGTGAAATTTCGGGACCCATGCTGACGGAGATCGGAATACAGTATGTGGTCATTGGTCACAGCGAACGCCGGGAGTATTTTGGCGAAACGGATAAAACGGTAAATGCCCGTCTGAAAGCGGCTCAGAAACATGGGCTAATCCCCATTCTCTGTGTGGGAGAAACGGAAGCACAACGAGCGAATGGGGAAACAGAATCTCATATTAGTTCCCAATTGGATCTCGATTTAATCGGGATCGATCAAAGTCAATTGGTGATTGCCTATGAGCCAATTTGGGCAATTGGAACCGGAAAAACTTGTGATTCTAAGGAAGCCAACCGGGTGATTGGTTTGATTCGTTCTCAGCTCTCGAATCAGGATGTGCCGATTCAATATGGAGGTTCCGTTAAACCAGAAAATATTGATGAGATTATGGCCCAAACGGAAATTGATGGTGTTCTTGTTGGTGGTGCAAGTCTGGATGCAAAAGGGTTTGCCCGGATTGTCAATTACCAGTAA
- the folP gene encoding dihydropteroate synthase, whose amino-acid sequence MAWIVRGRSFDWGMKTYIMGVLNVTPDSFSDGGQFNRLETAIAHSQYLVDHGVDVVDIGGQSTRPGSPQISLNEELNRVIPVIEGLRNLPEPYGTIPVSIDTTRSEVAKAAVEAGADWVNDISGGDFDSQMLATVAQLGVPIILMHMRGTPETMQQLTNYEDLMGEIVGVLGEKIQKAFKAGIKDIIIDPGIGFAKTYDQNVQILRQIPRLRELGYPVLIGASRKSFIGHILNESDPKKRIWGTAAACCAAISGGADIVRVHDLPQMVEVCRVADAIYRGSINN is encoded by the coding sequence ATGGCTTGGATAGTGCGGGGACGCTCCTTTGATTGGGGAATGAAAACCTATATTATGGGAGTGTTGAATGTTACGCCAGATAGTTTTAGTGATGGAGGGCAGTTTAATCGTTTAGAAACGGCGATCGCCCACAGCCAATATTTAGTCGATCATGGGGTAGATGTGGTCGATATTGGTGGACAATCCACCCGCCCCGGTAGTCCTCAAATTTCCCTCAATGAGGAGTTAAATCGGGTGATTCCGGTCATTGAAGGCTTGCGAAATTTACCGGAACCCTATGGCACTATTCCTGTTTCCATTGATACGACGCGCTCCGAAGTCGCTAAGGCGGCGGTAGAGGCAGGTGCAGACTGGGTGAATGATATTTCAGGTGGAGATTTCGATAGCCAAATGTTGGCGACAGTCGCTCAACTGGGAGTCCCAATCATCTTAATGCATATGCGGGGGACTCCAGAAACGATGCAACAGTTGACCAACTATGAAGATTTAATGGGCGAAATTGTTGGGGTTTTAGGGGAGAAAATTCAGAAGGCTTTCAAGGCGGGAATCAAAGATATAATTATCGATCCGGGGATTGGCTTCGCCAAAACTTACGACCAAAATGTACAGATTTTGCGCCAGATTCCCAGACTGCGAGAACTGGGTTATCCAGTGTTAATTGGTGCATCTCGCAAGAGTTTTATCGGTCATATTTTAAACGAATCTGACCCGAAAAAACGGATTTGGGGTACAGCCGCCGCTTGTTGTGCAGCCATTTCTGGAGGTGCAGATATAGTGAGAGTCCACGATCTACCGCAGATGGTAGAAGTGTGTCGAGTTGCTGATGCGATTTATCGAGGTTCAATTAACAATTAA
- the isiD gene encoding protein IsiD encodes MAMITISKQAISKMTSEDVTLLATRLEKDEYSNAFEGLRDWHLLRAIAFQRPEMVDIVQPYLYLLDMEPYDEA; translated from the coding sequence ATGGCAATGATCACCATCTCCAAGCAGGCAATTTCTAAGATGACTTCAGAAGATGTTACCCTGCTTGCGACCCGTTTGGAGAAAGATGAATATAGTAATGCCTTTGAGGGGTTAAGGGACTGGCATCTATTGCGGGCGATCGCCTTCCAGCGTCCAGAAATGGTAGATATTGTTCAACCCTATCTCTATTTGTTAGATATGGAACCCTACGATGAGGCTTAG
- a CDS encoding calcium/sodium antiporter, giving the protein MTSVILLWSLVFIISLAALIKSSDFFTDSAEVLGLFFRLPSFIVGVLLLSVGTSLPELLSSLVAVFDNSSEIVFGNVLGSNIANIFLIVGVAAVFSKGLILEYDLTKVDLPLLLGSALLLILAVINEQFSHGEAIFCILGYIVYLFYTLSHRTEEDTDNPNPQTFPIKEALVLVTSCFGLYFGAVFTIESVTQISEALNIGKHIIAVSAVALGTSLPELIVSLNAARKGNAEMALGNVVGSNIFNSLVVMGIPGLIAELEINHDLLIIGLPFFAAGTLLFYTVTQDKHITQWEGLLFFVFYGLFIAKFFDLV; this is encoded by the coding sequence ATGACATCTGTAATTTTGCTGTGGTCTCTGGTTTTTATTATTAGTTTAGCCGCGTTAATTAAATCCTCTGACTTTTTTACCGACTCAGCCGAAGTTTTAGGCTTATTTTTCCGATTACCTTCCTTTATTGTAGGAGTATTATTATTATCTGTTGGTACTTCTCTACCAGAACTCCTCTCTTCTCTCGTTGCCGTTTTCGATAACTCCTCAGAAATTGTCTTCGGTAATGTCTTAGGATCAAACATTGCCAATATTTTTCTCATTGTTGGCGTAGCTGCCGTTTTTAGTAAAGGCTTAATCCTAGAATACGACCTAACCAAAGTTGACTTACCCCTACTGTTAGGCTCTGCCCTACTGCTCATCCTCGCTGTCATTAATGAGCAATTTTCCCATGGTGAAGCCATTTTTTGCATCCTTGGATATATCGTTTACCTCTTCTATACCCTCAGCCATCGTACGGAAGAAGATACGGACAACCCTAATCCTCAAACCTTTCCTATTAAAGAAGCTCTGGTTCTAGTCACCAGTTGTTTTGGGTTATATTTTGGTGCAGTTTTCACCATTGAATCCGTTACCCAAATCTCGGAAGCTTTAAACATAGGCAAACATATTATCGCCGTCAGTGCCGTAGCATTAGGGACTTCGTTACCTGAATTAATCGTCAGTTTAAATGCTGCCCGTAAAGGCAATGCAGAAATGGCATTAGGAAATGTGGTTGGCTCTAATATTTTTAATTCGTTGGTGGTGATGGGTATTCCAGGATTAATTGCGGAATTAGAAATTAACCACGATTTACTGATTATTGGATTACCTTTTTTTGCTGCCGGAACGCTTTTATTTTATACGGTTACCCAAGATAAACACATTACCCAATGGGAAGGATTATTATTTTTTGTCTTCTATGGGTTATTTATCGCTAAGTTCTTTGATTTGGTTTGA
- a CDS encoding leucine-rich repeat domain-containing protein has product MDTNEAYRIAQERIAAAQQEKATELDLSNLGLTEVPEAIAQLTNLQTLCLDKNQVSHLPEAIAQLSNLQQLKLHHNQLSHLPEEIAQLTNLRELNLSDNQLSHLVEEIGQLTNLQRLYLHHNQLSHLPVETGFFDRPEAISIKVKLTLWCEHSRQPLPKINAQYSQNPKDQEKGVYILEFPREWLARATPYLTAVTRTVGLIVPVVSSAGKFLMDDIYNEMPKEWLFAQKSIEASMKAGEMALDSASQGNDPGLERGRAINSHGPILRQLHSFLKEKDPTFGSLVRVQDRQQKYFWVHKKYVDEY; this is encoded by the coding sequence ATGGACACAAATGAAGCGTATCGCATAGCCCAAGAGCGGATAGCAGCAGCACAGCAGGAAAAGGCAACCGAGCTGGATTTGAGTAATTTGGGGTTGACTGAAGTGCCGGAGGCGATCGCGCAACTGACCAATTTGCAGACGCTTTGCCTCGATAAAAACCAAGTGAGTCATCTGCCAGAGGCGATCGCTCAACTAAGTAATTTGCAGCAACTTAAACTCCATCACAACCAACTGAGTCACCTGCCAGAGGAGATCGCTCAACTAACTAATTTGCGGGAGCTTAACCTCTCTGATAACCAACTGAGTCACCTGGTTGAGGAGATAGGTCAACTAACTAATTTGCAGCGGCTTTACCTCCATCACAACCAACTGAGTCACCTGCCAGTCGAAACCGGCTTTTTCGATCGCCCCGAAGCTATCTCGATTAAAGTGAAACTCACGCTCTGGTGCGAACATTCGCGCCAACCCCTCCCCAAAATCAACGCCCAATACTCTCAAAACCCCAAAGACCAAGAAAAAGGAGTCTATATCCTCGAATTCCCTCGCGAGTGGTTGGCCAGAGCCACCCCTTACCTGACTGCTGTCACTCGCACCGTTGGATTAATAGTCCCCGTTGTTTCCTCAGCCGGGAAGTTCTTAATGGACGATATCTATAACGAGATGCCAAAAGAATGGCTGTTTGCTCAAAAAAGCATCGAAGCGTCCATGAAAGCAGGAGAGATGGCTCTAGACTCTGCCAGTCAAGGCAACGATCCCGGTCTCGAACGGGGAAGGGCGATCAATTCTCATGGCCCCATCCTGCGACAGCTTCACAGTTTCCTCAAAGAAAAAGACCCCACATTTGGCTCTTTAGTGCGCGTGCAAGATCGGCAACAAAAATACTTTTGGGTTCACAAGAAGTATGTCGATGAGTATTAA